TCCCTCAAGCTGACACTCAGTTCCTGCCTGCATATTCTGTTTGTTTCCGGAGACTGCAATGAATGCTCTCCTCAGACTTCCTCCAAGGTGCAGCTCAGGTGCCAGGACCAAGGAAGCCTCCCAGTCTCCCTGACTCTTAACGCTTTCCCTTTTCTCAGATTATCTTTGATTTACTTATGTATAACTGTGGGATCCCCTTCAGATGCAAGGATTGCCCTTATCTAGCCCTCACCCCCTCTCCCCCCTGCAGAACTTGATTATTAAACTGAATACCAGAGGGGCAGcctggctcagtggttagagcagcAGACCTGGCGtcaggaggacccaggttcaaatctggcctcagacacttcttcactgtgtggtcctgggcaagtcacttaacctcaattgcctggcccttaccactcttctgccttagaatcacagACCTAAGATATAAGGCAAGGGTTTTCTGGGTAAGCTATAAGcttagaaagggaaaatgagcCCCCTGCTCCTCtagaggaaaagaacaaattctgGAGTGCAAGAAGCAGGATTTCACCTTTATTGACAGTCGTTCTTTACAGCTGGACCCAGACAAGAAGGCAGGCAGTTCGCCAGGGAAAGGGGCAGGACCCAGGGGAGCAGGGAAGGGCTGGACAGTAGGGGAGTGTCAGCGGCAATCTCAAGCCCCAGGCCTTCCTCTCTCCCAGCCCCAGAGCCAGGGAAATCTCAGACTAAAGAGGCAAGAGAATGGCATTCTCCTGGGCACCCAGTGGGTCCTCTCAAACCCCTCCTCGAAGCCGTAGGTTCATCTGGATGGTGCACAGGGGGCTGAGGGCATAGTCTCCCAAGTGGTGGCTGTCTTCCATGGGCTTCCCCTCAAAGCTGAGCCAGAACTGGCTCTGGCTGACCCCTTCCTTCTCCTGCACCATCTTCTTGAGCTGGGCCACCGTCTGGCTCTGCTGGATGCGGTAGGGGTGGGTCCGGTTGTCATTCCGCACTAAGATGTCCATGGACTGGTCTTTCTCAACCACCAGGAGCAGCACGTCTCCAGCCTTGAGCCTGTGCTGGGAGAGGAGGTTCCAGTTCAGCAGGAGCTCCCCGCCCGCTGTGACCAGCCTCTGGGTGAAGGCTAGCACTCCGGTCAACTCAGCAATC
This genomic window from Gracilinanus agilis isolate LMUSP501 unplaced genomic scaffold, AgileGrace unplaced_scaffold49313, whole genome shotgun sequence contains:
- the ISG15 gene encoding ubiquitin-like protein ISG15; the protein is MMTGAEYTVNAQSHITVLDLKKRIAELTGVLAFTQRLVTAGGELLLNWNLLSQHRLKAGDVLLLVVEKDQSMDILVRNDNRTHPYRIQQSQTVAQLKKMVQEKEGVSQSQFWLSFEGKPMEDSHHLGDYALSPLCTIQMNLRLRGGV